The proteins below are encoded in one region of Deltaproteobacteria bacterium:
- a CDS encoding tRNA 2-thiocytidine(32) synthetase TtcA produces the protein MEKPARSKLFLHLKKWLEKAVMEYGMIAEGDRVLVGVSGGKDSMVLLDLLATPMLFVPSFSLAAVHIDMGFDPAYGCHDALKTHFEERGCDYTIEKSDIGPLAQSDYNRKNPCFLCSRLRRKRIFEIAAEKGCNKIALAHHRDDIVETLLINLFYGREISTMMPVQSVFGGKMHIIRPLSFLREGVIKKYAAERGLPVFQNLCPSNDDSKRLYVKNLLNGMEKDNRKVRDNILRAMTHVKMDYLPKKYVKAAK, from the coding sequence ATGGAAAAACCTGCGAGATCGAAACTGTTTCTGCACCTGAAAAAATGGCTGGAAAAAGCTGTCATGGAGTACGGCATGATAGCGGAAGGGGATCGGGTCCTCGTCGGCGTTTCGGGCGGGAAGGACAGCATGGTGTTGCTGGACCTGCTCGCTACGCCCATGCTCTTCGTGCCTTCCTTTTCCCTGGCGGCGGTGCACATCGATATGGGCTTTGATCCGGCCTATGGATGCCATGATGCCCTGAAAACCCATTTCGAAGAGAGAGGCTGCGATTACACGATCGAGAAAAGCGACATCGGTCCCCTGGCGCAGAGCGATTACAACCGGAAAAACCCCTGTTTTCTTTGCTCGCGTCTCCGGCGGAAGCGGATTTTTGAAATCGCCGCGGAAAAAGGATGCAACAAGATCGCCCTGGCGCACCACCGGGACGACATCGTCGAGACGCTGTTGATCAACCTGTTTTACGGCCGTGAAATCAGCACCATGATGCCCGTCCAGTCCGTTTTCGGGGGGAAGATGCACATCATCCGGCCCCTGAGTTTTCTTCGGGAGGGCGTGATCAAAAAATACGCCGCGGAAAGAGGCTTGCCCGTCTTCCAGAATCTCTGTCCCTCAAATGACGATTCAAAGCGGCTTTATGTGAAAAACCTGTTGAACGGGATGGAAAAGGACAACCGGAAGGTCCGGGACAACATCCTTCGGGCGATGACCCATGTCAAGATGGATTATCTTCCCAAAAAATATGTCAAGGCCGCCAAATAG
- a CDS encoding triose-phosphate isomerase gives MRKPFIAGNWKMHKTIEEAVTFARRLKELAPRCTDRDVLVAPPFTALSAMSETLRGTGVHIAAQNMHEAPRGAFTGEVSAAMLAEAGCDYVIIGHSERRTLFGEDDTRINRKIVAALENGLKVIFCIGETLEEREAGLTTKVVERQIKEGLKALRNDDIRRLVIAYEPVWAIGTGKTATPAQAEEVHAFIRGLMSRLYNEDTANSLPILYGGSVKPDNMAELMAQPNVDGGLIGGASLEFDSFSQMVMFDRLD, from the coding sequence ATGAGAAAACCGTTTATCGCCGGAAACTGGAAAATGCACAAAACCATTGAGGAAGCCGTGACCTTTGCCCGTCGGCTGAAGGAACTGGCGCCGCGGTGTACCGACCGGGATGTTCTTGTCGCACCGCCCTTTACCGCTCTTTCCGCTATGTCGGAGACGCTTCGGGGAACAGGGGTTCACATCGCCGCCCAGAACATGCACGAAGCGCCCCGGGGGGCTTTTACGGGAGAGGTTTCGGCGGCGATGCTTGCCGAGGCCGGGTGTGATTACGTGATTATCGGCCATTCGGAGCGGCGGACGCTATTTGGGGAAGACGACACCCGGATCAACCGAAAAATCGTCGCCGCACTGGAAAATGGCCTGAAGGTGATCTTCTGCATCGGTGAAACGCTGGAGGAGCGGGAGGCTGGATTAACCACCAAGGTCGTGGAAAGACAGATCAAAGAAGGGTTGAAGGCGCTCCGGAACGATGATATAAGGCGCCTCGTGATCGCCTACGAGCCCGTCTGGGCCATCGGAACGGGTAAAACAGCGACACCCGCCCAGGCGGAGGAGGTTCACGCGTTCATACGAGGTTTGATGAGCCGGCTTTACAATGAAGACACAGCAAATTCCCTGCCGATTCTTTACGGAGGGAGTGTCAAACCGGATAACATGGCCGAGCTGATGGCGCAGCCCAATGTGGACGGCGGCCTGATTGGCGGGGCCAGCCTCGAATTCGATTCCTTCTCTCAGATGGTGATGTTCGATAGACTAGATTGA
- the smpB gene encoding SsrA-binding protein SmpB — translation MTRKDSPVKIVARNKMARVNYDISETFEAGIVLVGTEVKSLRAGRSNLKDSYAQVNNEEVFLHDLHISPYTHGNRYNHDPLRPRKLLLHKREIKRLYGRTREKGFSLIPTKMYFKNGKIKVEIGLARGKKLFDKREDLKRREDQRDIERHFRKRE, via the coding sequence GTGACGAGGAAGGATTCACCCGTCAAGATCGTCGCCCGGAATAAGATGGCGCGGGTCAATTATGATATTTCCGAGACCTTCGAGGCGGGTATCGTTCTCGTCGGCACCGAGGTGAAGTCTTTGCGTGCAGGCCGGTCAAACCTCAAGGACAGCTACGCCCAGGTCAACAATGAGGAGGTGTTCCTCCACGACCTTCACATCAGTCCCTACACACACGGAAACCGCTACAACCATGATCCGCTCCGGCCGCGCAAGCTTCTGTTGCATAAACGGGAGATCAAGCGGCTCTATGGCCGGACCCGGGAAAAGGGCTTTTCCCTGATCCCAACGAAAATGTACTTCAAAAACGGGAAAATCAAGGTCGAAATCGGTTTGGCCCGAGGCAAAAAACTCTTCGACAAGCGGGAAGACCTCAAGCGCAGGGAGGATCAAAGGGATATCGAACGGCACTTCCGTAAGCGGGAGTAA
- a CDS encoding endonuclease III, whose protein sequence is MKDDRIEQAIALLENEARKWEVPIVTQYADDRRSPFAILISTLLSLRTKDEVTEEASERLFLLADSPESMVLLPEEAIIKAIYPVGFYRNKARTILEVCRDLIVRFQSRVPDTIEELLTLKGVGRKTANLVVTLGYGKEGICVDTHVHRISNRLGYVATRTPDETEFALRKKLPRPYWIRYNTLMVAFGRTVCRPVSPFCSRCVIYNDCDRVGVQYSR, encoded by the coding sequence ATGAAGGATGACCGAATAGAGCAGGCCATTGCCCTGCTGGAGAATGAGGCCAGGAAATGGGAGGTACCCATTGTCACGCAGTATGCCGATGACCGGAGGAGTCCCTTTGCCATTCTGATTTCGACGCTCTTGAGCCTCCGCACCAAAGACGAGGTAACGGAGGAAGCGTCGGAACGGCTGTTTCTGCTTGCGGATTCTCCGGAATCGATGGTTTTGCTTCCGGAGGAGGCCATCATAAAGGCCATCTATCCCGTTGGTTTTTACCGCAACAAGGCCAGGACGATTCTTGAGGTATGCCGTGATCTGATCGTGCGTTTCCAGTCCCGTGTTCCCGATACGATCGAGGAATTGCTCACCCTGAAAGGGGTCGGCCGGAAAACGGCAAATCTCGTGGTGACCCTGGGTTATGGAAAAGAAGGGATATGCGTGGACACGCATGTGCACCGTATTTCCAACCGGCTGGGTTATGTGGCGACCCGGACACCCGATGAAACGGAATTCGCCCTGAGAAAAAAACTGCCCCGGCCTTACTGGATCCGTTATAATACCCTGATGGTGGCTTTTGGCCGGACGGTTTGCCGTCCCGTCTCTCCATTCTGCAGCCGATGCGTGATTTACAATGATTGCGACCGGGTGGGGGTACAATACAGCAGATAG
- the secG gene encoding preprotein translocase subunit SecG, translated as MRSLFVVLHVVICFILIMVVLLQAGRGASMGAAFGGASQTLFGSTGAGTFLGKMTTVVAVIFMLTTLSLSYFTSEKSSSVVKGYKVPQATEQALPKQGPSPVRGAAPVAPAASDTQVPQTTPVE; from the coding sequence ATGAGGTCCTTGTTTGTTGTCCTGCATGTGGTAATTTGCTTTATCCTGATTATGGTGGTTCTGCTCCAGGCCGGGCGGGGCGCCAGCATGGGAGCCGCTTTCGGCGGCGCGAGCCAGACTCTTTTCGGTTCCACCGGCGCTGGAACCTTTCTTGGCAAAATGACGACGGTCGTCGCGGTTATTTTCATGCTGACGACCCTGTCTTTGTCCTATTTCACTTCCGAAAAATCTTCTTCGGTGGTGAAGGGTTACAAGGTTCCGCAGGCCACGGAACAGGCCCTGCCGAAACAGGGTCCGTCTCCTGTGCGGGGCGCTGCCCCCGTGGCGCCTGCCGCGTCTGATACCCAGGTGCCTCAGACTACGCCGGTCGAATAG